The Aerococcus christensenii genome segment AGTACGTTAACATCCTGTTCACTCGACCCTAGAGCGTTGATATCTTCCCTCATACAGCCAAATCACGCTCAAAAACCGCGAAAACCCAGCTTAAAGCCGCTTCGCATTAAACCTTTTAACGATAGCCCTCGCAAACCCCTGCTACACAAGGACTAAAATGCACCCATCTAATCAGCCTCCTGCATCTTATAGCACGGTGAAGCGCCGTGACGGTGGGAAGCACCACTTATTTTTCTCGTTTGAGTTTGAACATAAAAATAGCAGATAAAGGGAAGGAAATGAATTTACACCACTTTTAGGACTTGACCTATGAAATAATTAATCGTTCCATTTTCAGTTAATATATATAGACCGAGTCCAATAAACACGACAGGTACAATTACTTTTTCGTACTTTTCCACAGTCTCTCCGATAGCAGAAATTGAGGCGAGATTTTGAGATAATTTGCATAGAATCAAAATCCCTAAGGCAAATATTACTAAACTTATACTAATCTCAATCAAACTCTTTCCTGTAAAATAGGGGATATAAATTCCTAAATTATCTCCACCCATTGCTACTGTTAAACTTGTAAATGCTAAGATTTTTGATCCATCTCCGGTAATTTTCCCTTCGATATCTTCTTCATCAATATCTTCATCCACAAAAATTGCTCTTATACCAAGACCTAGCGGAATTAGACCAAGGAGTCCGATAATCCAATCTTGTGGAATAAAATTTAAAAAGTAAGCGGCAATAAGACTAGCCAGTACAAGCAGTCCTGTACCTAAATACTGCCCTACATAAATTGATTTCAAACCTTTCTTTCCTTGACTAGCGAATAAAATAGTCAAAACAACTAAGTAGTCAATGGATGTAGAAACAAAAACTAATAAAGCGGATACTATTGTTTCCATTATTTCTCCTTTCAAAATGTTTAATGTTTATAGCCAATCAAAATTGACTGCACACACATTGTGCCTCGGCAGTTGCCAATGGAGACATTTTAAGAAATAACTTCACAATTTTCCCACCTTTCCTTGAAATATTACTTGTGAATTTTACTTAAATTATATGATTTTGTCAAATATGCTGATAGATATCCACGCAAACTGTGAAGATTGAAAATATATAAAATTAGATAGACCAAACATTATTCATCTAAATAAAGCCATTGTTTTCAAAAGTCTTATAGTCTATTATTTTATTTTCTTGACAACAAACAAATTGATTCTAAATAGATTGAGAGAACGGGTAGTATAGCTACACTTTTTTGAGTGCCAAGCCACTAATATAATTGTAATCTTGATAATATTATGATACTTTTTTGATAAAAGGAGGTTGATACTATGATTAATATTCGCCCAGTTTCTGATTTAAGAAACAAATTTCCAGAAGTAGAAGAAATAGTTATAAATTCAAATACACCAGTATTCCTTACAAAAAATGGTTATGGAACTATGGTTCTAATGAGCATCAAACAATACTCCACTCTCACTGACGACATTGAAAGAAAACTCGACGAAGCAGATACTTTTGCCGCAAACACTTCTACGCGTCTTTCTAAAGATGACGTCTTTGATAGCGCAAGGAGAAGGATTAATTAACACGAGAACACCCCTACTACAGGATTAGCGTACGCAACTTTTCTGTTTTTTACATTGTCATCGACGACACTATGGAAGTGCGCAGACTTCTATATTCAAAACGAAATATTGACGCACTACTGGAATAACTATTCCTAATGACTATCATTATTATGCTAGCGAGTATTGAAAAGGCTATCGTTAAAAGGTTTAAGATTGGCTTGATAGCTTGCTTTTTGAGCATAAAAATAGCCTAGAGGAACTCCCCTAGGCTGACTTTTGTAACATTTCAAACACTCACATTCTTTTGGCTTTTACGATGCCCTTTCAATATCCACACTAATCTCTGATTTAAAAGTTACGCTGAACCTGTCCTCGTAAACTTTTATTTTCTTGATGTACTTTCTTACCAGCTTCTCGTCATACTCACTAATATCGTGACGCTCACTTTTCAGAAAATCTTCCATTTCTCTGATTCGTCTTTTAGCATCTTCTTGACCTGCTTTTTCTATAAGAAGCTGCTGTTTCTTACCTTTCAGTTCATCAATCTCGTTGGCAGTTTTCGTATATAGTTTCATCACGTGTTGGATACAATGAAACCTTAGCTTGGAACTCTAAAACCTTTTTAGGCATCAAAAAAGACGGTATTACTACCGCCTTAATTATTTACACATAACGCTTTTAAATTTCCATTTCTTCTAAATCTTTAAGCGATTTGCCATCTTCCGTTTTCCAGTCGGTCTTACCGTTTGTTGTCATTCCTAAAACAAATGAAGCGGCATAAGATGGACTCTTAAATAAATAATTCTTGGTGAGCTCACCGTCTTTAATTTCGTTATTTTGTTTGCACCGCTGTCTTAGCTCTTTTATGGTATCTGGGATAGCATTAGAATCTGTTTCTTCAATCTGGCTTCTTGCTAATACCACAAATCCCTCGCTCGTTCGTTTGCAATGTGCTTCTATGGTTTTATGCGATCGCTTAATCTTTCGAGAAAGACTTAATAACAGTTCATTATCGTCTTGCTCTTCAACTACAGCTGCTTGTGTTTTTATT includes the following:
- a CDS encoding CadD family cadmium resistance transporter, coding for METIVSALLVFVSTSIDYLVVLTILFASQGKKGLKSIYVGQYLGTGLLVLASLIAAYFLNFIPQDWIIGLLGLIPLGLGIRAIFVDEDIDEEDIEGKITGDGSKILAFTSLTVAMGGDNLGIYIPYFTGKSLIEISISLVIFALGILILCKLSQNLASISAIGETVEKYEKVIVPVVFIGLGLYILTENGTINYFIGQVLKVV
- a CDS encoding type II toxin-antitoxin system Phd/YefM family antitoxin; this translates as MINIRPVSDLRNKFPEVEEIVINSNTPVFLTKNGYGTMVLMSIKQYSTLTDDIERKLDEADTFAANTSTRLSKDDVFDSARRRIN
- a CDS encoding site-specific recombinase, with the translated sequence MMKLYTKTANEIDELKGKKQQLLIEKAGQEDAKRRIREMEDFLKSERHDISEYDEKLVRKYIKKIKVYEDRFSVTFKSEISVDIERAS